Below is a genomic region from Armatimonadota bacterium.
AACTGTTCTTCTTTGCTCAGCGTTCTCCATTCTATGCGCTCAGTCATAATCGCACCATTCAGTAACAAATATATTGGGTCACAATTGTTACCTTGTAAAATTATAACATATAGCCACGCAATGGCTGCAAACAGGCCAAAACAGGAGGTTCGGACATTAACAAAACTGCTCACACCCTGGAGTTCCTTTGATTCTTTTGATTTCTTTGAATAACTGTGCATTTTTCAAACGAACAATCAATCAAAAAAAGCTCTAGGGTATTGCCAACTTCTGCACGCTTGTTCTAACCTAAGCTAGTTTAATCTTATGGAGGCAAAGACATGAACGACAAACTGACGGTATCGGTAGTTGAGGCCGGTAGAATGCTGGGAGTAGGTAGATGCACAGCGTTCCGACTTGCAAAGGCGGGAACTATTCCTACATTACGGTTGGGCAAAAAACTGCGTGTGTCAGTACCAGCATTGAATGCAATGTTGATG
It encodes:
- a CDS encoding DNA-binding protein, translated to MNDKLTVSVVEAGRMLGVGRCTAFRLAKAGTIPTLRLGKKLRVSVPALNAMLMKAGIPAGIGGDSNA